GGACTTGAAGACCATGCTGGCGCTCGGCGTCCATGGAATGAGCGTGATCACTGCCGTGACGGCCCAGAACTCGCTCGGTGTGCAGGGTGCCTGGGAGCTACCGGCCGAAGCGGTGCGCGCCCAGTACCGCAGCGCCGTCGACGACATCGGCGTCGACGCGGTCAAGACCGGCATGCTGGCGTCGGCCGAACTCGTGGAGACCGTCGCGGAGCTGCTGGCCGCCGCGGAGGCGCCGGTGGTGGTCGATCCGGTCGGCGTCTCCAAGCACGGCGATCCGCTGATCGCCGAGTCCGCGCTGGAATCCGTGCGCGGGAAGCTGCTGCCGATCGCCACCGTGGCCACCCCGAACGTGGACGAGGTCGAGCAGCTCACCGGTGTGCGAGTGGCGGACGAGTCCGAACTGCGGCGCGCGGCGGACGCGGTGTTGCGCTTCGGCCCGCGCTGGGCACTGATCAAGGGCGGGCATCTCGCGGGGGACGCCGTGGACCTGCTCACCGACGGCACCGACGAGCACTGGCTGCGCTCGCCGCGTCACGACAACCGGCAC
This DNA window, taken from Streptomyces sp. SCSIO 30461, encodes the following:
- the thiD gene encoding bifunctional hydroxymethylpyrimidine kinase/phosphomethylpyrimidine kinase, which gives rise to MSPEPPAQAPPRVLTVAGSDSGGGAGIQADLKTMLALGVHGMSVITAVTAQNSLGVQGAWELPAEAVRAQYRSAVDDIGVDAVKTGMLASAELVETVAELLAAAEAPVVVDPVGVSKHGDPLIAESALESVRGKLLPIATVATPNVDEVEQLTGVRVADESELRRAADAVLRFGPRWALIKGGHLAGDAVDLLTDGTDEHWLRSPRHDNRHTHGTGCTLASAVASGLAKGLAVPEAVYAAKEYVTGAIVAGYPLGGGIGPVDHGWRFR